TTCGACGGCCGCGGGAATTACACGCTCGGGATCAAGGAGCAAATGATCTTTCCGGAGATCGACTACGACCGGGTCCAGAAGATTCACGGCATGGACATCGTGATCGTGACCTCCACCGATAAGGACGACGAGGCCTACGCGCTGCTCCGGGAGCTGGGCATGCCGTTCCGCGGCGAAACGCCGGTGCTGGTCTCGTCCAATGGCGCCGAGCGCGCGGCCGACTGAAGCCGCGGCGGGAGTAAGGAGAGCATGGCCAGAAAGGCAATGATCGAGAAGTCGCAGAGGAAGCCCAAGTTCCCGGTCCGCCAGCACAATCGTTGCGCCCGCTGCGGCCGCGCACGGGCGTTCCTGCGGAAATTCGGGCTGTGCCGGATCTGCTTCCGCGAGATGGCGCTGAGTGGCGAGATCCCGGGGGTGCGCAAGGCGAGCTGGTGACCATAGGAGAGGCTGAACGGTATGATGACGGACCCCATTGCCGACATGCTGGCACGCATCCGCAACGCCGGTCAGGCGGGGCACAAGCGGGTGGATGTCCCGGTCTCGAAGCTCAAGACGGAGATCGCCAGGATCCTCAAGGAGAACCATTTCATTCACGACTACAAGGTGCTGGAGGACGGCCGCCACGGCGTCCTGCGCCTGTACCTTAAGTACTATCAGGAGCGGCCCGTGATCCGGGACATGACGCGCGTGTCCCGGCCCGGGCGGCGGGCGTATTCCAGCGTCCCGGAGCTACCCCGCGTGCGGGCGGGCATGGGTATGGCCATTGTCTCGACCTCGCAGGGGGTGATGTCGGACAAGGAGGCCAGGGCCCGAAACGTGGGCGGCGAAGTCCTGGCACTGGTCTGGTGAGGCAGTAGACCATGTCCCGCATAGGAAAGAAGCCGGTCCCGATCCCGCCCGGAGTTACCGTTCGCGTGGACGGCTCCATCGTCGTCATCAAGGGGCCCAGAGGTGAGCTCAGCCGGACGTTCCGTCCCGAGATGCGCATCAGGAATGCGGACGGGCGGCTGACGGTCGAGCGCCCCTCGGATGCCAAGGCGCACCGCGCCCTGCACGGCCTGACCCGCGCGCTCCTGGCCAACATGGTGCAGGGCGTCACGACCGGCTTCCGCAAGGCGCTCGAGATCGTGGGGGTGGGCTACCGCGCCGAGAAGCGCGGCAAGAACCTGGTGCTCAGCGTGGGCTATTCGCACATCGTCGAATACCCCGAGCCGGAAGGCATCGTGATCTCGGCTCCCAGCCCGACCACCATCGTCATCGAGGGCGTTGATAAGCAGAAGGTCGGGCAGGTCGCCGCAGAGATCCGCGCCGTCCGGCCACCCGAGCCGTACAAGGGCAAGGGCATCCGCTACCAGGGCGAACAGGTCCGGCGCAAGGCGGGCAAGACGGGAGCCAAGTAAGCGCCCCGAGGGTAGATCGAGCATGAAGTCG
This is a stretch of genomic DNA from Gemmatimonadota bacterium. It encodes these proteins:
- a CDS encoding type Z 30S ribosomal protein S14, which codes for MARKAMIEKSQRKPKFPVRQHNRCARCGRARAFLRKFGLCRICFREMALSGEIPGVRKASW
- the rpsH gene encoding 30S ribosomal protein S8 produces the protein MMTDPIADMLARIRNAGQAGHKRVDVPVSKLKTEIARILKENHFIHDYKVLEDGRHGVLRLYLKYYQERPVIRDMTRVSRPGRRAYSSVPELPRVRAGMGMAIVSTSQGVMSDKEARARNVGGEVLALVW
- the rplF gene encoding 50S ribosomal protein L6 is translated as MSRIGKKPVPIPPGVTVRVDGSIVVIKGPRGELSRTFRPEMRIRNADGRLTVERPSDAKAHRALHGLTRALLANMVQGVTTGFRKALEIVGVGYRAEKRGKNLVLSVGYSHIVEYPEPEGIVISAPSPTTIVIEGVDKQKVGQVAAEIRAVRPPEPYKGKGIRYQGEQVRRKAGKTGAK